In a single window of the Pseudogemmatithrix spongiicola genome:
- a CDS encoding ExbD/TolR family protein, translating to MSVGGSSGGLNNEPNVVPMIDIMLVLLIIFMIMQPMMRKAVDLQLPDPTPAVVTANQASDQIVLEVLADGSFAVNKEPVTKENLGNRLREIYDPRPDKIIFIKGEPSVIYQDVIHAMDVARGAGVKVIGIPPKDTK from the coding sequence ATGAGCGTCGGTGGGAGCAGCGGCGGGCTGAACAACGAGCCCAACGTCGTGCCGATGATCGACATCATGCTCGTGCTGCTGATCATCTTCATGATCATGCAGCCGATGATGCGGAAGGCCGTGGACCTGCAGCTGCCGGACCCCACCCCCGCGGTGGTGACGGCGAACCAGGCCAGCGACCAGATCGTGCTGGAAGTGTTGGCGGATGGATCGTTCGCGGTGAACAAGGAGCCGGTGACCAAGGAGAACCTCGGGAACCGTCTCCGCGAGATCTACGACCCGCGTCCGGACAAGATCATCTTCATCAAGGGCGAGCCGTCCGTGATCTATCAGGACGTCATCCACGCGATGGACGTCGCGCGTGGCGCCGGGGTGAAGGTCATCGGAATTCCGCCGAAGGACACGAAGTAA
- a CDS encoding two-component system sensor histidine kinase NtrB — protein MTTPASPESAREGRAARALSALAGISAELASARALESTVDRALGTLRAFLEAQQVSLWLHTPQGLALTFTAGDDTTTEDDVRKGLRLGDSLQVVRDLEVAPIILGDRRVGALVVRTARALGDEERMLLTALANLLAPELAHAERSRQLEVEVAARTAEIERGRRFTEKIIDSLPLGLYVIDREYRIQSWNRKRETGMQGVSREEAIGRTIFEILHRQPAEMLRREFDDVFSTGRMQEYQMESVASGEARTYRITKIPMRLGDGPVSHVITIGEDVTDWKEAQERFSQAEKLAAIGQLAAGVMHEINNPLATIAACAESLGYRIEDLEKSGVTIAPETLDFLGIIENEVVRCKQIVDGLLDFSRPKQARKERVNLNEVVERTLFLLKHHVRFKKLTVQTDLDPTIGRVPQANSEQLVQVLMALLINAMDAMGEKGMVRIVTQAGPDPKRGAILEVIDSGHGIAKSEIAKIFEPFYTTKAPGQGTGLGLSICYGIVQEHGGVIEVDSTLGQGSTFRVVLPVVAQ, from the coding sequence GTGACCACTCCCGCCAGCCCTGAATCCGCCCGAGAAGGCCGAGCCGCCCGCGCCCTGTCGGCGCTGGCGGGCATCAGCGCCGAACTCGCTTCGGCGCGGGCCCTGGAGAGCACGGTCGATCGCGCGCTGGGCACGCTGCGGGCCTTCCTCGAGGCCCAGCAGGTGTCGCTGTGGCTGCACACGCCGCAGGGGCTGGCGCTGACCTTCACGGCCGGCGACGACACCACCACCGAGGACGACGTGCGCAAGGGCCTGCGCCTCGGCGACTCGCTGCAGGTGGTGCGCGACCTCGAAGTCGCGCCGATCATCCTCGGCGACCGCCGCGTGGGCGCCCTCGTGGTGCGTACCGCCCGCGCCCTCGGCGACGAGGAGCGCATGCTCCTCACCGCGCTGGCCAACCTGCTGGCACCGGAGCTCGCGCACGCCGAACGCTCGCGTCAGCTCGAGGTGGAAGTCGCGGCGCGCACGGCGGAGATCGAGCGCGGTCGCCGCTTCACCGAGAAGATCATCGACTCGCTGCCGCTCGGCCTCTACGTAATCGACCGCGAGTACCGCATCCAAAGCTGGAATCGCAAGCGCGAGACCGGCATGCAGGGTGTCTCGCGTGAGGAGGCGATCGGCCGCACGATCTTCGAGATCCTGCACCGCCAACCCGCCGAGATGCTGCGTCGCGAGTTCGACGACGTGTTCTCGACGGGGCGCATGCAGGAATACCAGATGGAGTCCGTGGCCTCGGGCGAGGCGCGCACGTACCGCATCACGAAGATCCCGATGCGGCTCGGCGACGGGCCGGTGAGCCACGTGATCACCATCGGCGAGGACGTGACGGACTGGAAGGAGGCGCAGGAGCGCTTCTCGCAGGCCGAGAAGCTGGCGGCCATCGGCCAGCTGGCCGCCGGCGTGATGCACGAGATCAACAATCCGCTGGCGACGATCGCCGCCTGCGCGGAGTCGCTGGGCTACCGCATCGAGGACCTCGAGAAGAGCGGCGTGACGATCGCGCCGGAGACGCTCGACTTCCTCGGCATCATCGAGAACGAAGTCGTCCGCTGCAAGCAGATCGTCGACGGCCTGCTCGACTTCTCGCGGCCTAAGCAGGCGCGCAAGGAGCGCGTGAACCTCAATGAGGTGGTCGAACGCACGCTGTTCCTGCTGAAGCATCACGTGCGCTTCAAGAAGCTCACGGTGCAGACGGATCTCGACCCCACGATCGGGCGCGTGCCGCAGGCCAACTCGGAGCAGCTGGTGCAGGTGTTGATGGCATTGTTGATCAACGCCATGGACGCGATGGGCGAGAAGGGCATGGTGCGCATCGTGACGCAGGCGGGCCCGGACCCCAAGCGCGGGGCCATCCTCGAGGTGATCGATTCCGGGCACGGGATCGCCAAGAGCGAAATCGCGAAGATCTTCGAGCCGTTCTATACCACCAAGGCGCCGGGGCAGGGGACGGGGCTGGGCCTCTCCATCTGCTACGGCATCGTGCAGGAGCACGGAGGCGTGATCGAAGTGGATAGCACCCTGGGGCAGGGCAGCACCTTCCGCGTGGTCCTGCCGGTGGTGGCGCAATGA
- a CDS encoding energy transducer TonB: MFNNLIESRPVKQRSFGASVVSTTFHVLIIAGSIIATANAGMEEEEEVVQKVDFVEVKQDEPPPPEPDAPPPPPDAVAAPPPPKGFQVLAAPVSIPDVIPEIDLSKAITNEADFSGKGVAGGVAAGVVGGVAPVVQDQPYFDFQVEKPAASAPGSAGPRYPDILRSGGVEGEVLAQFVVDTTGRVDVSTFRVLRSTHALFEQAVRSSLPNMRFLPAEVGGRKVKQLVQQPFVFNLQR, encoded by the coding sequence GTGTTCAACAACCTGATCGAGTCGAGACCGGTCAAGCAGCGCTCGTTTGGCGCGTCGGTGGTGTCGACTACCTTCCACGTCCTCATCATCGCGGGTTCGATCATCGCGACGGCGAATGCGGGCATGGAAGAAGAGGAAGAGGTCGTCCAGAAGGTCGACTTCGTCGAGGTCAAGCAGGACGAGCCGCCGCCGCCGGAGCCTGACGCTCCGCCGCCGCCGCCGGACGCCGTCGCGGCCCCGCCGCCGCCGAAGGGCTTCCAGGTGCTCGCCGCGCCGGTCAGCATCCCGGATGTGATCCCGGAAATCGACCTGTCGAAGGCCATCACCAACGAAGCGGACTTCTCGGGTAAGGGTGTGGCCGGCGGTGTCGCCGCCGGCGTCGTCGGCGGTGTCGCCCCCGTCGTGCAGGACCAGCCCTACTTCGACTTCCAGGTCGAGAAGCCGGCCGCCTCGGCGCCGGGCTCGGCCGGTCCCCGCTACCCGGACATCCTCCGCTCCGGCGGCGTCGAAGGCGAGGTGCTCGCGCAGTTCGTCGTCGATACGACCGGCCGCGTGGACGTCTCCACCTTCCGCGTGCTGCGCTCCACGCACGCCTTGTTCGAGCAGGCCGTCCGCAGCTCGCTTCCCAACATGCGCTTCCTCCCGGCCGAGGTCGGCGGGCGCAAGGTGAAGCAGCTCGTGCAGCAGCCCTTCGTGTTCAATCTGCAGCGCTAA
- a CDS encoding response regulator: protein MKVLVIEDDPTVGQFVKRGLEEARWTVDLVADGEEGEQLAKNQPYDLVVLDLRLPGRSGQQVLRNLRARGFEKPVLVLTAQDAVDAKVETLRAGADDYVTKPFAFEELLARVEALARRPRAIVSPKLTVADLEVDLDAREVKRAGEPIELTPKEFLVLEYLARHVGRVLSRTLITEYAWGYHFDPGTNIVDVVINHLRKKIDAPHEKKLIHTVRGVGYVLKP from the coding sequence ATGAAGGTGCTGGTGATCGAGGACGACCCGACGGTCGGGCAGTTCGTGAAGCGCGGGCTCGAGGAGGCACGCTGGACCGTGGATCTCGTGGCCGACGGCGAGGAGGGCGAGCAGCTGGCGAAGAACCAGCCCTATGACCTCGTCGTGCTCGACCTGCGCCTGCCGGGCCGTTCGGGGCAGCAGGTGCTGCGCAACCTGCGGGCCCGCGGCTTCGAGAAGCCCGTGCTCGTGCTCACGGCGCAGGATGCGGTGGACGCGAAGGTCGAGACGCTGCGCGCCGGGGCCGATGATTACGTGACGAAGCCCTTCGCCTTCGAGGAGCTGCTGGCGCGCGTCGAGGCGCTGGCGCGTCGCCCGCGGGCCATCGTCTCGCCGAAGCTGACCGTGGCCGACCTCGAGGTCGACCTCGATGCCCGCGAGGTGAAGCGCGCGGGTGAGCCGATCGAGCTCACCCCGAAGGAGTTCCTGGTGCTCGAGTACCTCGCGCGCCACGTGGGCCGGGTGCTGAGCCGCACGCTGATCACCGAGTATGCCTGGGGCTATCACTTCGATCCCGGCACGAACATCGTGGACGTCGTGATCAACCACCTGCGCAAGAAGATCGACGCGCCGCACGAGAAGAAGCTCATCCATACGGTGCGCGGCGTCGGGTACGTGCTGAAGCCGTGA
- a CDS encoding sensor histidine kinase, which produces MTSIRARLTVSYVAALTATLVVFAAIVWSATQTEATRTLQRRTDLVADLAAIILQTSPASISLLVTEDSLVGQKIEQGVRRSLDMLPGYVIITDSTRVLYSSPAVDRLKLDDRQRLVNAAFRRTREQPAAEVRMDSTANIFVIAHFETPSRRIPVHRVVAGEPVAGLSLRDSALYYPILVILPLILLLSSAVSFLLAGHALMPVGRLISDLEAIQDGRSLHRRLPVESDENEIDRLSQTLNAMMSRLETSFAALRRFTADASHELKTPLTVLRADIERAMQSPHVADDQLPALEEALAETARMADLVESLLTLARADEGRFDLHREDVALEPIVREVVETAMILGEASGVRVRLETADTVHVDGDPVRLRQLFLNLVTNAAKYTPRDGLVTISLEDRGDHVAFVVQDTGVGIAAADLPYIFDRFWRADRVRSRTGERGGAGLGLAIAQWIAHAHGGFISVGSRLGRGSTFTVQLPLRGAPSQALGHAPGHAPGGQANPHGRLSET; this is translated from the coding sequence GTGACGTCGATCCGCGCGCGGCTCACGGTCTCGTACGTGGCGGCGCTGACGGCCACCCTCGTGGTGTTCGCCGCGATCGTGTGGTCGGCCACGCAGACGGAGGCGACGCGTACGCTGCAGCGGCGCACCGACCTCGTGGCGGACCTCGCGGCGATCATCCTGCAGACGAGCCCGGCGAGCATCTCCCTGCTGGTCACGGAAGACTCGCTGGTGGGCCAGAAGATCGAGCAGGGCGTGCGGCGTTCGCTGGACATGCTGCCGGGCTACGTGATCATCACGGACTCGACGCGCGTGCTCTACTCCAGCCCGGCCGTGGACCGCCTCAAGTTGGATGACCGCCAGCGGCTCGTGAACGCCGCGTTCCGGCGCACCCGTGAGCAACCGGCGGCCGAGGTGCGCATGGACTCGACGGCCAACATCTTCGTCATCGCGCACTTCGAGACGCCGTCCCGGCGCATCCCGGTGCATCGCGTGGTGGCCGGCGAGCCGGTGGCGGGATTGTCGCTGCGCGACAGCGCGCTCTACTATCCGATCCTCGTCATCCTGCCGCTGATCCTGCTGCTGAGCTCGGCGGTGAGTTTCCTGTTGGCCGGGCACGCGCTAATGCCCGTCGGGCGGCTGATCAGCGACCTCGAAGCCATCCAGGACGGGCGTTCGCTGCATCGACGGCTGCCGGTGGAGTCGGACGAGAACGAGATCGATCGGTTGTCGCAGACGCTGAACGCGATGATGTCGCGTCTCGAGACTTCGTTCGCCGCGCTGCGCCGCTTCACGGCGGACGCGAGCCACGAACTCAAGACCCCGCTCACGGTGCTGCGCGCCGACATCGAACGCGCGATGCAGTCGCCGCACGTGGCCGACGACCAATTGCCGGCGCTGGAGGAGGCCCTCGCCGAGACGGCGCGGATGGCCGACTTAGTGGAGTCGCTCCTCACGCTGGCCCGCGCCGACGAAGGCCGCTTCGACCTGCACCGTGAGGATGTGGCCCTGGAGCCGATCGTGCGCGAGGTCGTCGAGACCGCGATGATCCTCGGGGAGGCGAGCGGGGTCCGCGTCCGGTTGGAGACGGCCGACACCGTGCACGTCGACGGGGATCCGGTGCGCCTGCGCCAGCTCTTCCTCAACCTGGTCACCAACGCCGCGAAGTACACCCCGCGCGACGGCCTCGTGACGATCTCGCTCGAGGACCGCGGCGACCACGTCGCGTTCGTGGTGCAGGACACCGGCGTCGGCATCGCGGCGGCGGACCTGCCGTACATCTTCGACCGATTCTGGCGGGCCGATCGCGTGCGCTCGCGCACCGGCGAGCGGGGCGGGGCGGGCCTGGGGCTCGCCATCGCGCAGTGGATTGCCCATGCGCACGGCGGCTTCATCTCCGTCGGCTCGCGACTCGGGCGGGGCAGCACCTTCACCGTGCAGCTGCCGCTGCGTGGGGCACCGAGTCAGGCGCTCGGTCATGCGCCGGGCCACGCGCCCGGCGGCCAAGCGAATCCTCACGGTCGGTTAAGCGAAACTTAA
- a CDS encoding redoxin domain-containing protein, translated as MTLTVPAVGSPAPDFSLHSTNGEVVTLAQFKGKANVLLAFFPLAFTSTCTAEMCAFTEDYSSFADQGVVVLPVSVDAVPSLKAFKTQYNMGVELLSDFKREASRAYGTLMESTFFSNRAYFLVDKAGVLRWSYVEETPGTKRENSEILAEIAKL; from the coding sequence ATGACGCTCACGGTCCCCGCGGTCGGCTCGCCGGCCCCCGACTTCTCCCTGCACAGCACCAACGGCGAGGTCGTCACGCTCGCCCAGTTCAAGGGCAAGGCGAACGTGCTGCTCGCCTTCTTCCCGCTGGCCTTCACCTCGACCTGCACGGCCGAGATGTGCGCCTTCACGGAGGATTACTCCTCATTCGCCGACCAGGGCGTGGTGGTGCTGCCCGTGAGCGTGGACGCCGTGCCGTCGCTCAAGGCCTTCAAGACCCAGTACAACATGGGCGTCGAGCTGCTCAGCGACTTCAAGCGCGAGGCCTCGCGCGCCTACGGCACGCTGATGGAGAGCACGTTCTTCTCCAACCGCGCGTACTTCTTGGTCGACAAGGCCGGCGTGCTGCGCTGGAGCTATGTGGAGGAGACGCCGGGGACGAAGCGCGAGAACTCCGAGATTCTGGCGGAGATCGCGAAGCTTTGA
- a CDS encoding c-type cytochrome, translated as MSAKVFSRALGALALPLALTACDPKMWLTDMKQQPSVGTWQKFASDSVSGDTVPFRGNPQGSVPVTGVTVAAWEVSYLPNPQTVDSMSRLANPVEADARSIENGHRLYQVNCAVCHGDAGDGRGKLAEVSGIAFVPAINGAATQARSDGYIWGMLRNGRGLMSNFNRIPERERWDVVNYVRGLQGKYDVPKGITLKPGEARAFSAVSPVAPNMPHAYLRPSTAGIVPKAEKPKAEGAEDHGDH; from the coding sequence GTGAGCGCTAAGGTCTTCTCCCGCGCCCTCGGGGCGCTGGCCCTGCCGCTGGCCCTCACGGCCTGCGATCCCAAGATGTGGCTGACCGACATGAAGCAGCAGCCGTCGGTGGGCACCTGGCAGAAGTTCGCCAGCGACTCGGTCTCGGGTGACACGGTGCCGTTCCGCGGCAATCCGCAGGGCTCCGTACCCGTCACGGGCGTGACGGTTGCCGCGTGGGAAGTCTCGTATCTGCCGAACCCGCAGACGGTGGACTCGATGTCCCGTCTCGCGAATCCGGTCGAAGCGGACGCGCGCTCCATCGAGAACGGGCACCGGCTCTATCAAGTGAACTGCGCCGTGTGTCACGGCGACGCCGGTGACGGCCGCGGCAAGCTGGCCGAAGTCTCGGGCATCGCCTTCGTCCCGGCCATCAACGGGGCGGCTACGCAGGCCCGCAGCGACGGCTACATCTGGGGCATGCTCCGCAACGGCCGCGGCCTCATGAGCAACTTCAACCGCATCCCGGAGCGCGAGCGCTGGGACGTGGTCAACTACGTGCGTGGCCTCCAGGGCAAGTACGACGTCCCGAAGGGCATCACCCTCAAGCCCGGCGAGGCCCGCGCGTTCAGCGCCGTGAGCCCCGTCGCGCCGAACATGCCGCACGCCTACCTCCGTCCGTCCACCGCCGGCATCGTCCCGAAGGCCGAGAAGCCGAAGGCCGAAGGCGCCGAAGACCACGGGGACCACTAA
- a CDS encoding ExbD/TolR family protein has protein sequence MSVSTGGGVKAEPNVVPMIDVMLVLLIIFMVVTPAIAAGFTAEPPSGINLKSHPEADEDQVLGIDKFGNYFLNKQQIPNPELGQRLQAIYSVRTIDQILYVKADKNLEYGRILEAMDIAAKNGVRMVGAITDQVPGTVSTVEGDEAKNP, from the coding sequence ATGTCAGTGAGCACGGGGGGCGGCGTCAAGGCCGAGCCGAACGTCGTCCCCATGATCGACGTCATGCTGGTGCTGCTCATCATCTTCATGGTCGTGACGCCGGCGATTGCCGCCGGCTTCACGGCCGAGCCCCCGAGCGGCATCAACCTCAAGTCGCATCCGGAAGCGGATGAGGACCAGGTGCTGGGCATCGACAAGTTCGGGAACTACTTCCTGAACAAGCAGCAGATTCCGAATCCCGAGCTTGGTCAGCGTCTGCAGGCCATCTACTCGGTGCGGACCATCGACCAGATCCTGTACGTGAAGGCCGATAAGAACCTCGAGTATGGTCGCATCCTCGAGGCCATGGACATCGCCGCGAAGAACGGCGTGCGCATGGTCGGCGCCATCACGGACCAGGTGCCGGGCACGGTCTCGACCGTCGAAGGCGACGAAGCCAAGAACCCGTAA
- a CDS encoding Hsp20/alpha crystallin family protein codes for MVYRTTLSPIGSLRRELDRFFDDAVARVAPITASWTPAVDIRETKDAWEFAVEIPGVDPAQVEVTAEARVLKIRGQKEIVRKEGDEDARWLSTERISGAFERSFRLPAQVREDAIEARYAHGVLTVTVPKAEVPARKIEVRTV; via the coding sequence ATGGTGTATCGCACGACCCTGTCTCCCATCGGTTCCCTGCGCCGCGAGCTTGACCGCTTCTTCGACGACGCCGTGGCGCGCGTGGCGCCGATCACCGCGAGCTGGACGCCCGCCGTCGACATCCGTGAGACGAAGGATGCCTGGGAGTTCGCGGTGGAGATCCCCGGCGTCGACCCAGCGCAGGTCGAGGTGACGGCCGAGGCCCGCGTGCTGAAGATCCGCGGGCAGAAGGAGATCGTTCGCAAGGAAGGTGACGAGGATGCCCGCTGGCTAAGCACCGAGCGCATCAGCGGCGCGTTCGAGCGCAGCTTCCGGCTGCCGGCGCAGGTGCGGGAGGACGCGATCGAAGCGCGCTACGCGCATGGCGTGCTGACCGTGACGGTGCCGAAGGCGGAGGTGCCGGCGCGGAAGATCGAGGTGCGGACAGTCTAG
- a CDS encoding amino acid permease — translation MKRALGTKDLVSLSIGAVIGAGIFSTLGTAAAGEINAAGEVVRYGAGPALVLSFVLLGAVCALAALCYAELASMIPQAGSAYAYSYASLGELVAWIIGWDLILEYAVGNVAVAIAWGGYFESLMSPWFDIPGWLTHGYFQVKASSNPEILALLDSAPSLAGIPILINLPAFLIVMAITWLLVIGVKESTRVNNWMVILKLAVLALFVIVGAMHINPENYTPFAPNGFRGIHQGAAIVFFAYIGFDAISTAAEETKDPQRTMPRGILIGLAICTLIYVIVGAVATGLVPYEQLKSSDPLAHAFEVAGLTQFSWIIADGAVVSMSAVLLVFQYGQPRIFYAMARDGLLPKGAAKLHKKYRTPHVTTIITGVLVALAALVADDAATYDLTNIGTLFAFVLVCVGVMVLRVVDPDRPRPFKVPFVWLVGGGGAAACLFVMKGLPAAAWKGFGIWLLIGLAIYAVYGYRNSTLRRGLPPRSFED, via the coding sequence ATGAAGCGGGCCCTCGGCACGAAAGACCTGGTAAGCCTCTCGATCGGTGCCGTGATCGGCGCCGGCATCTTTTCGACGCTCGGTACCGCGGCCGCGGGCGAGATCAATGCGGCGGGTGAAGTGGTCCGCTACGGCGCCGGTCCGGCGCTAGTCCTCTCCTTCGTCCTGCTCGGGGCGGTCTGTGCGCTGGCCGCCCTCTGCTACGCCGAACTCGCCTCGATGATTCCCCAGGCCGGTTCGGCGTACGCGTATTCGTACGCCTCGCTGGGCGAGCTCGTGGCGTGGATCATCGGCTGGGACCTGATCCTCGAGTACGCCGTCGGCAACGTGGCGGTGGCCATCGCGTGGGGCGGATACTTCGAGTCGCTGATGTCGCCGTGGTTCGACATCCCGGGCTGGCTCACGCATGGCTACTTCCAGGTGAAGGCGAGCAGCAACCCGGAGATCCTCGCCTTACTCGACTCGGCGCCGAGTCTCGCGGGAATCCCCATCCTGATCAACCTGCCGGCGTTCCTGATCGTCATGGCCATCACCTGGTTGCTGGTGATCGGCGTGAAGGAGAGCACGCGGGTCAACAACTGGATGGTGATCCTCAAGCTTGCGGTGCTGGCGCTGTTCGTGATCGTGGGCGCGATGCACATCAACCCTGAGAACTACACGCCCTTCGCGCCGAACGGTTTCCGCGGCATCCACCAAGGTGCGGCGATCGTGTTCTTCGCCTACATCGGCTTCGACGCCATCTCGACGGCCGCCGAGGAGACGAAGGACCCGCAGCGGACGATGCCGCGCGGCATCCTGATCGGCCTGGCGATCTGCACGTTGATCTACGTGATCGTCGGCGCGGTGGCGACGGGCCTCGTGCCCTACGAGCAGCTCAAGAGTTCCGACCCGCTGGCCCACGCCTTCGAAGTGGCCGGCCTGACGCAGTTCAGCTGGATCATCGCCGACGGCGCCGTGGTCTCGATGAGCGCGGTGCTGCTGGTGTTCCAGTACGGCCAGCCGCGCATCTTCTACGCGATGGCGCGCGACGGCCTGTTGCCCAAGGGTGCGGCGAAGCTGCACAAAAAGTACCGCACGCCGCATGTGACGACGATCATCACGGGCGTCTTGGTCGCCCTGGCGGCCCTCGTGGCGGACGACGCGGCGACCTACGACCTGACGAACATCGGGACGCTCTTCGCGTTCGTGCTCGTTTGCGTGGGCGTGATGGTGCTGCGAGTGGTCGACCCTGACCGCCCGCGGCCCTTCAAGGTGCCCTTCGTGTGGCTGGTGGGCGGCGGCGGCGCCGCAGCCTGCCTCTTCGTGATGAAGGGGCTGCCGGCGGCCGCCTGGAAGGGCTTCGGCATCTGGCTGCTCATCGGTTTGGCCATCTACGCCGTATACGGATACAGGAATTCCACGCTGCGCCGCGGCCTCCCGCCGCGCTCCTTCGAGGATTGA
- a CDS encoding MotA/TolQ/ExbB proton channel family protein, which produces MNMSIGYIWEHSPVFAKGIWIVLAIMSLWSLSTAFGKWWNLRKAQKETLKFAPEFSQFLEEDNLTAAIDLALTYKKSHVARVLGGALNEVKPLIMDGSVTVSDINSAERAVERNVLVEIVSLKRGLAILATVGSTSPFVGLLGTVFGIINAFAAMGSAGSTGIAAITVGIAEALIATGFGLLVAIPAVWFYNYFQTKIDNLTSEMTYVSKEMIDYLIKGVSGEFGRSRFTREFNTAAQKGSAPISQ; this is translated from the coding sequence ATGAATATGTCCATCGGCTACATCTGGGAGCACAGCCCCGTCTTCGCGAAGGGCATCTGGATCGTCCTCGCGATCATGTCCCTCTGGTCGCTCTCGACGGCCTTCGGCAAGTGGTGGAACCTCCGCAAGGCGCAGAAGGAGACGCTGAAGTTCGCCCCGGAGTTCTCGCAGTTCCTTGAGGAGGACAACCTCACGGCCGCGATCGACCTGGCGCTGACGTACAAGAAGTCGCACGTCGCGCGCGTGCTCGGTGGCGCCCTCAACGAAGTCAAGCCGCTCATCATGGACGGCTCGGTGACGGTGTCCGACATCAACTCGGCCGAGCGCGCCGTCGAGCGTAACGTGCTCGTCGAGATCGTCTCGCTGAAGCGCGGCCTCGCGATCCTCGCGACGGTCGGTTCGACCTCGCCGTTCGTCGGCCTCCTCGGCACGGTGTTCGGCATCATCAACGCCTTCGCCGCCATGGGATCGGCGGGCTCCACCGGCATCGCGGCCATCACGGTCGGTATCGCCGAGGCGCTCATCGCCACGGGCTTCGGCCTCCTCGTCGCCATCCCGGCGGTGTGGTTCTACAACTACTTCCAGACGAAGATCGACAACCTCACCTCCGAGATGACCTACGTCTCGAAGGAGATGATCGATTACCTCATCAAGGGCGTCTCGGGCGAGTTCGGCCGCAGCCGCTTCACCCGCGAGTTCAACACGGCCGCCCAGAAGGGCTCCGCGCCGATCTCGCAGTAA
- a CDS encoding DUF3341 domain-containing protein, producing the protein MFRGIVGVFHELDSTTDTIEELRHKNLGQLTAYSPTLRHELEHAIHPPQSGVRKFTLFGALAGVSFGYWLSIWGSEYWPLVVGGKAISTWLPYTVFGFEVMVMVGALSTVFGMFFLAGIPRLTETVGYDPRFSGAHFGVWCECAPEQQAEVEAIMRRHGAVEVRGER; encoded by the coding sequence ATGTTTCGCGGCATCGTAGGCGTCTTCCATGAGCTGGACTCCACGACGGACACCATCGAGGAGCTCCGCCACAAGAATCTCGGCCAGCTGACGGCATACTCGCCGACGCTGCGCCACGAGCTGGAGCATGCGATCCATCCGCCCCAGAGCGGCGTGCGCAAGTTCACGCTGTTCGGCGCGCTCGCGGGCGTCAGCTTCGGGTACTGGCTGTCGATCTGGGGTTCCGAGTACTGGCCGCTGGTCGTGGGCGGCAAGGCCATCAGCACCTGGCTGCCGTACACGGTGTTCGGCTTCGAGGTCATGGTGATGGTGGGCGCGCTGTCCACCGTGTTCGGCATGTTCTTCCTGGCGGGGATCCCGCGGCTCACCGAGACGGTGGGCTACGATCCGCGCTTCAGCGGCGCGCACTTCGGCGTCTGGTGCGAATGCGCGCCGGAGCAGCAGGCCGAGGTCGAGGCCATCATGCGCCGCCACGGGGCGGTGGAGGTGCGCGGTGAGCGCTAA